GCGGACCTGGAAATATTGGGGCAGGGCTTATCGGGACCGGCGAATCCGCTGCATGGTTTTGAACAGGCAACCGCTTCCATTGTTGACTCTGCCCGCCTGGCCCTGGCGGATGCCGGCATGGCCGGTTATCCGTTGCAGCGGCTAATTACCGGCGCCGGTCTTGCGGGCATGAATCTGCCCGGTTTGCTTGAGCAAATGCTGGCCTGGCAAAATCCGTTTCAGCAAATGTATCTGACCAATGACCTGCTGATTGCCTGCTTAGGCGCCCATAACGGCGCGGACGGTGCCGTGATAGTAACCGGCACCGGCTCCTGCGGCTTTTCCAGTGTCGACGGCCAGTCTTTGATGCTGGGAGGGCACGGTTTCCCCCAGGGAGATATTGCCAGCGGCTCCTGGTTCGGCCTGCAGTTAGTGACCAAAGTATTGCAGTCCCTGGACGGATTAACGGCTGCCAGCTGCCTGAACCGGCAGGTGCTGGATACTTTGGCCTGCAAGGATACCATAGCCCTGGTGGAACTTGTGGTGGGCAAACCGGCAACCTTTTATGCCCAGCTGGCAAACCTGGTGTTTGATGCCGCGGAGCAGGGGGATGCCATGGCGCTGGCGATAGTGAAAGATGGCGCCGGTTACCTTAATAACCTGGCGCGAAAGCTGTGGCAGGATAAAGCCCCCAGGTTATCCCTGGTGGGGGGGCTGGCGGTCAGGTTAGTGCCCTGGCTGGCAAAAGACGTACAGCAAATGCTGACCGCCCCTGTATGGCCGGCGGAAATCGGCGCGGTGCTTTATGCGCAGCAGCAGGACGCCAGACAGGAAGCCGCTTCGGCTTAGCTATGACCGTTTAGGTAAAAGGAAGCAGATATGTATGCCAGATTAAAAGGTTTCCGCTTACATGCCAGGCAGGTATTTGATGGTCTGGCTTATCGTGAAAACTGTGTCCTGACCCTGGATGAGGGAAAAATTATTGCCATAGACGGCGATATTGCTTCTGCCGATGCTTTTGCCGACGGTTTGCTTGCTCCGGGATTTATCGATCTGCAGGTTAACGGCGGCGGCGGTGTGCTTTTTAATAACCAGCCGGATCTGGCCGCGTTAAAAACCCTGGCTTCGGCCCATGCCCGTTTCGGCACCACGGCCATGTTGCCGACCCTGATCACCGACAGGCTGGGGGTGATGCAGCAGGCGGCGGATGCCGTGGCGCAGGCCCTGAAAGAAAAGGTGCCGGGGATCCTGGGCATACATTTCGAAGGACCGCATCTGGCGGCAGCAAAAAAAGGCGCCCATAGCGCCGAATTTATCCGGGAAATATCTGACGGGGAATGGCAGTTATATGCCCGTAAAGATCTCGGGCAGGTGATGGTGACCCTGGCGCCGGAGACAGTGCCGGTAGCAGATATTCGCCGCCTGGTGCAGCTCGGGGTCAAGGTTTGCCTCGGGCATAGCAATGCCGGTTATCAACAGGCGCAGCAGGCGCTGGATGCCGGCGCCGACGGTTTTACCCATTTATTTAATGCCATGTCTCCGCTGCAGGGGCGTGAACCCGGCATGGTAGGTTGCGCCCTGCTCAATGACGATGCCAGCTGCGGTTTGATTGTTGACGGTTTCCATGTGGATAAGGTCAGTTGCCGCCTGGCGTTAAAAACTAAGCCTAAGGGCAAGGTTTTCCTGGTTACCGATGCCATGTCGCCCGTAGGCACAACACAAACTGAGTTTGCTTTTTTTGACCGTAAAGTGACCCTGGCGCAGGGCAAATTAACCTCAAGCACCGGGGAGTTGGCGGGATCTGTATTGGACATGGCGACCGCCGTGCGCAACTGCCATTCCTTGCTGGAGCTGCCTGTTGCAGAAGCCCTGGCCATGGCCGGCAGATATCCTGCCGCTTATATCGGGCAAAGTGCCTTGGGCGTCATTAAACCGGGGGCCGTCGCCAATCTGGTATTGCTGGATGAAAATTTATCGGTTTCGGCCACCTGGATTGACGGCCGGCAAGTTTACCGGCGTTAAGTTTTTGTTACTTGAGGATGCTATTTTCAAGCCGGGCTTTTAGCCGCAGCAAGCAGGTACTTCTTTACTTTTTAGCGTTTTTTGGTTATAAAGTAACCAGAATTGAGCCCGCCAGTTAAGGTCTTGTAACCTGGTCCGGTTTTCCTGAGCAAGATCAAAGAGTAAATAAGAAGTATGAGTCAAACGTCATTACGTAAGGTTACTGTGATTTATTATAGCGACCTATCCCTGGAGTTATTACATAAGGTACATGAGTTTCCGCAAAGCGACTCCGGCCGGGTGATTATTTCCGATGAATTCCGGGAAGGAAAATCTATTATTGCCGTGTGTGACGGTGAAGTTGATGTGTTAAATAAAGTGGGCGACCGTATTATTGCCGACCATGAACTTGGCGCAGCGGCTAAAGGGGCATGGCACAGTTAAGTTTGCCGGGGTTTCCCTGCTTGCCTGCCTTGTCAGGGCAAGATCAAAAAAGGTATTCCTATGGGAATACCTTTTTTGATCTTATTGAACTGTAGCCGGTCTGGTATCAGGTGGATGCCAGCTGTTCTGTGGTTTTGTCGATCCCCTGCTCACGGATCTTTTTGGCGATTTCCGCCTGCTTGGTGCTCAGCAAGCTGATGCCTTCAACCACCATATCAAAGGCTTTCCATTCCTGCTTCTTCTTGTTTAAGCGCATCTTAAAGTCAATATTGATGTCCGGGCGCTCGGCATCGGAAATTACCGCCGTTACCGCGACCACCTTACCGCTGCTTTTAACCGGCGGGTGAAAGGTGACTTTCTGCTGTTTGTATTGCTTCAAAGCGCTGGCATAGGTTCTTACCAGGTAGTGACGCATGGCGGAGACAAATTCCTTGCGTTGCGCCTTGCTGGTTTTTCTCAGGTGCTTGCCGAGGATTTTATAGGCCGCATACTGGTAGTCTATGTAGGGCATCAATTCCTGCTCTACTATGGTTTCCAGCAGCCCGGCATCGGTTTTGATTGCTGCCTGCTGAGCTTTAATTCTTGAAAATAGTTTATCGCCGGCCTGACTCACCACCTGATAAGCACTTTCGCTGGCGGCAAAACTGCTAAAGCTGACAAGTACCATTAATGTCAGGAAAAATTGTCGGGCTAAAGTTTTCATACATGTTCCTTGGTTAATATGAATATCTAATCAAAGTCTCTGGACCTGATGCCGTTAGCAGTGCAGAGCGGCTAAACATGCAGCTATCTTAAACTAAGTCGGTCCGTTTTTATGCTTACAGCAGATTACACGCGTAATCCCCTGAGGTAATTTTTCAGCTCATTCAGTAAGTTACCGAATAACTGACAACATCTTGAACTCTTGGCCAGGCTGGCGGCTCCCTGGATGCTGGCAATAATAAAATAGGCCACCTGTTCCAGTTCCAGATCCGGCCTTAATTGCCCCTGAATCCGGGTAAGGGCCTGGACAATCAGCTGGTTCAGCTGCCGGTACATGGCGAAAACCCTTAACCGGAAACCTTCATCTATTGCCGCCATTTCCTGGGACAGGTTGTTCATCGGGCAACCGCAGGATAAATCGTCACTGTCGGCGCTTTCTGCCATCTGTGAGAGCAGGCTGCACATACCCGAGATAGGATCGTCACTTTGCAGCGCCTGTTGCCAGCTTTCGATAAACATGGGAGTAAAGACCTCTTCCAGCACCGCATAACCCAATGCCTGTTTATTGGCAAAATGATGGTATAAGGCGCCTTTAGAAATTTCACTCCGGGCCAAAATCACCGATAAACTGGCGCCGGTATAACCGTGCTGATGTATCTCTTGTGCACTGATCTCAAGAATTTTCTGTCGGGTTGTTTCTGGGTTTCGCATAGCTACCTCTAATCGTTATGGTAATTATTTTACAGACCGCTCGGTCGGTTTGTAAAATTTTATTTGGATCCTTTTTAGAATTTTTGGATATATATTTTGTAACTTTTGTTTTCACGTTTTTTATTCGCATGCTGTCCGCTTGCTGTTTTTAGCGGCAAAATTGCAGGGCAGGATCAAAATAAAACCGCCGTTAAAGTGATATGATATTGCCTGGTAAGCCGGTTTGAGCGGCTTGGTTAAGGCAGTTAGTTAAGGCAGTTAACAGGAAAGGAAAATGATAATAGACGGTAAACAGGCGGCGGCAGAGCTAAGGAAGCAGCTGTCGGTGCAAGTGGATCAACTGCAACAGGAAAAAAATATAATCCCCGGGCTGACGGTGATCCTGGTGGGGGAAGATCCTGCCAGTGAAGTGTATGTACGCAACAAGGTCAGGCAAACCCGGGAGCTGGGGATGAATTCCAATGAAATTCGCTTGCCGGCAGATACCGGTGAAGCTGAATTGCTGGCGCGGCTGGAACAGTTAAACCGGGACAGTGAAGTTCACGGCATCCTGGTACAGCTGCCGTTGCCGGCGCATATCGACGAAGCCAGGATACTGGCGGCGATTGATCCGCAAAAGGACGTTGACGGTTTTCATGCCCTTAATTCAGGGCGTTTATTTAACGGCAGCGGCGACGCCCTGGTGCCTTGTACGCCCCAGGGCTG
This genomic window from Thalassomonas viridans contains:
- a CDS encoding TIGR02922 family protein, with the protein product MSQTSLRKVTVIYYSDLSLELLHKVHEFPQSDSGRVIISDEFREGKSIIAVCDGEVDVLNKVGDRIIADHELGAAAKGAWHS
- the nagA gene encoding N-acetylglucosamine-6-phosphate deacetylase yields the protein MYARLKGFRLHARQVFDGLAYRENCVLTLDEGKIIAIDGDIASADAFADGLLAPGFIDLQVNGGGGVLFNNQPDLAALKTLASAHARFGTTAMLPTLITDRLGVMQQAADAVAQALKEKVPGILGIHFEGPHLAAAKKGAHSAEFIREISDGEWQLYARKDLGQVMVTLAPETVPVADIRRLVQLGVKVCLGHSNAGYQQAQQALDAGADGFTHLFNAMSPLQGREPGMVGCALLNDDASCGLIVDGFHVDKVSCRLALKTKPKGKVFLVTDAMSPVGTTQTEFAFFDRKVTLAQGKLTSSTGELAGSVLDMATAVRNCHSLLELPVAEALAMAGRYPAAYIGQSALGVIKPGAVANLVLLDENLSVSATWIDGRQVYRR
- a CDS encoding MlaC/ttg2D family ABC transporter substrate-binding protein; amino-acid sequence: MKTLARQFFLTLMVLVSFSSFAASESAYQVVSQAGDKLFSRIKAQQAAIKTDAGLLETIVEQELMPYIDYQYAAYKILGKHLRKTSKAQRKEFVSAMRHYLVRTYASALKQYKQQKVTFHPPVKSSGKVVAVTAVISDAERPDINIDFKMRLNKKKQEWKAFDMVVEGISLLSTKQAEIAKKIREQGIDKTTEQLAST
- a CDS encoding TetR/AcrR family transcriptional regulator → MRNPETTRQKILEISAQEIHQHGYTGASLSVILARSEISKGALYHHFANKQALGYAVLEEVFTPMFIESWQQALQSDDPISGMCSLLSQMAESADSDDLSCGCPMNNLSQEMAAIDEGFRLRVFAMYRQLNQLIVQALTRIQGQLRPDLELEQVAYFIIASIQGAASLAKSSRCCQLFGNLLNELKNYLRGLRV
- the folD gene encoding bifunctional methylenetetrahydrofolate dehydrogenase/methenyltetrahydrofolate cyclohydrolase FolD — translated: MIIDGKQAAAELRKQLSVQVDQLQQEKNIIPGLTVILVGEDPASEVYVRNKVRQTRELGMNSNEIRLPADTGEAELLARLEQLNRDSEVHGILVQLPLPAHIDEARILAAIDPQKDVDGFHALNSGRLFNGSGDALVPCTPQGCVILAKRHLGNDLNGKHAVVIGRSNIVGKPVAILLLQENCTVTIAHSRTENLAGLCRQADILVAAVGRPHFVRGDWIKPGATVIDVGINRIADAGGKSRLVGDVDYQAAVEVAGAITPVPGGVGPMTIACLLKNTLAAARRYG
- the nagK gene encoding N-acetylglucosamine kinase, whose amino-acid sequence is MSAIKDDQQMYLGIDGGGSKCKAVLMSADLEILGQGLSGPANPLHGFEQATASIVDSARLALADAGMAGYPLQRLITGAGLAGMNLPGLLEQMLAWQNPFQQMYLTNDLLIACLGAHNGADGAVIVTGTGSCGFSSVDGQSLMLGGHGFPQGDIASGSWFGLQLVTKVLQSLDGLTAASCLNRQVLDTLACKDTIALVELVVGKPATFYAQLANLVFDAAEQGDAMALAIVKDGAGYLNNLARKLWQDKAPRLSLVGGLAVRLVPWLAKDVQQMLTAPVWPAEIGAVLYAQQQDARQEAASA